The following are from one region of the Haemophilus parainfluenzae genome:
- the slmA gene encoding nucleoid occlusion factor SlmA: MVEQLSLVEVDEIAAEIKPPKIEKRTVKERRQQVLTVLTHMLHSERGMERMTTARLAEEVGVSEAALYRYFPSKTKMFEALIDNIEANLFSRITASIRNETNTMNRVRDIMQMILDFARKNPGLTRILTGHALMFEEPLLQARVAQFFDRLEMQFVNILQMRKLREGRGFNVDERIIAGHLVTLCEGQFMRYVRTNFRLGANQSFEQQWRFLEPLFA, encoded by the coding sequence ATGGTAGAACAATTATCTCTCGTAGAAGTTGATGAGATTGCCGCGGAAATCAAACCGCCAAAAATCGAAAAACGCACGGTAAAAGAACGTCGTCAACAAGTATTGACGGTGCTGACGCATATGTTGCATTCTGAACGCGGAATGGAACGTATGACAACAGCGCGTTTAGCGGAAGAAGTAGGAGTGTCAGAAGCGGCACTTTATCGTTACTTCCCAAGTAAAACTAAAATGTTTGAAGCGTTGATCGATAATATCGAAGCGAATTTATTTAGCCGTATTACAGCATCAATTCGTAATGAAACAAACACCATGAATCGTGTGCGTGACATTATGCAGATGATCCTTGACTTTGCGCGTAAAAACCCTGGTTTAACTCGTATTTTAACGGGACATGCCTTAATGTTTGAAGAACCACTTCTACAGGCTCGTGTTGCGCAATTCTTCGATCGTCTTGAAATGCAATTTGTGAATATTTTACAAATGCGAAAATTACGTGAAGGACGTGGTTTTAACGTGGATGAACGTATCATTGCAGGTCATTTAGTGACGCTTTGTGAAGGACAATTTATGCGTTATGTCCGAACGAATTTCCGTTTAGGCGCTAATCAAAGTTTTGAACAGCAATGGCGTTTTCTTGAACCGCTTTTTGCTTAA
- the dut gene encoding dUTP diphosphatase produces the protein MKKIDVKILDSRIGNEFPLPTYATEGSAGLDLRALLEEGIEIQPGETKLIPTGLSIYIADPNLAAVILPRSGLGHKHGIVLGNLVGLIDSDYQGPLMVSVWNRGHEPFKIEVGDRIAQLVFVPVVQAEFNIVSEFTETERGEGGFGHSGKK, from the coding sequence ATGAAAAAAATTGATGTAAAAATTTTAGATAGCCGTATTGGCAACGAATTTCCTTTACCAACCTATGCAACCGAAGGTTCAGCCGGTTTGGATTTACGTGCATTGCTTGAAGAGGGCATTGAAATTCAACCAGGCGAAACTAAACTTATCCCAACAGGCCTTTCAATTTATATTGCCGATCCGAACCTTGCAGCAGTGATTCTGCCTCGTTCGGGTTTAGGTCATAAACATGGTATCGTATTAGGTAACTTAGTGGGCTTAATTGATTCAGATTATCAAGGTCCATTAATGGTGTCTGTATGGAATCGTGGTCATGAACCGTTCAAAATTGAAGTTGGTGACCGTATTGCGCAATTAGTCTTTGTGCCAGTCGTACAAGCGGAATTCAATATTGTCAGCGAATTTACCGAAACTGAACGCGGTGAGGGCGGTTTTGGTCATTCAGGTAAAAAATAA
- the coaBC gene encoding bifunctional phosphopantothenoylcysteine decarboxylase/phosphopantothenate--cysteine ligase CoaBC, with protein MSLSGKHIVVGITGGIAAYKTIEFIRLLRKSNAEVRVALTPAAAEFVTPLTLQAISGNAVSQSLLDPQAELAMGHIELAKWADAIVIAPASADFIARLTVGMANDLLSTICLATSAPILLAPAMNQQMYRQAITQQNLTALFARGIHFVGPNSGFQACGDVGAGRVSEPAEIFESLQSLFVVQQDLADLSVTITAGPTREAIDPVRYISNHSSGKMGFAIAEAFAKRGANVTLIAGPVNLATPKNVHRIDVTTAHEMWQASLESAVKNSIFIGCAAVADYRVAEVADQKIKKTNDNDELSLKLVKNPDIIASVASLEKDRPFVVGFAAETQNVAEYAKSKLQRKNLDMICANDVSGGQVFGQDQNALQIFWKTGEKALPLADKNKLAEVLVTEIVEHYHK; from the coding sequence ATGAGCTTGAGCGGAAAGCATATTGTTGTCGGGATTACAGGGGGCATAGCCGCCTATAAAACCATTGAGTTTATTCGTTTATTACGCAAATCTAACGCAGAAGTTCGAGTGGCTTTAACGCCTGCAGCCGCTGAATTTGTCACACCTTTAACGCTACAAGCCATTTCAGGTAATGCGGTTTCTCAATCTTTACTTGATCCTCAAGCTGAATTAGCCATGGGGCATATTGAGCTGGCCAAATGGGCTGATGCGATTGTGATTGCGCCAGCTAGCGCCGATTTTATTGCGCGTTTAACCGTTGGAATGGCAAATGATTTACTTAGCACGATTTGTCTCGCGACAAGTGCGCCTATTTTGCTCGCACCGGCTATGAATCAGCAAATGTACCGTCAGGCGATTACACAACAAAATTTGACCGCTCTTTTTGCGCGAGGTATTCATTTTGTTGGGCCAAATAGTGGCTTTCAAGCTTGTGGCGATGTGGGTGCGGGTAGAGTGTCTGAGCCAGCTGAAATTTTTGAGTCGCTTCAATCACTTTTTGTGGTTCAACAAGATTTAGCTGATTTAAGTGTCACTATTACGGCAGGCCCGACGCGTGAAGCTATCGATCCGGTTCGTTATATTTCTAATCACAGCTCAGGTAAAATGGGCTTTGCAATTGCCGAGGCCTTTGCAAAACGTGGGGCAAATGTCACCTTAATTGCGGGGCCTGTTAATCTGGCTACACCGAAAAATGTTCATCGTATTGATGTGACAACCGCCCATGAAATGTGGCAAGCCTCCCTTGAAAGTGCGGTCAAAAATAGCATCTTTATTGGCTGTGCTGCTGTGGCTGATTATCGAGTTGCGGAAGTCGCTGATCAAAAAATTAAGAAAACCAATGATAACGATGAGCTTTCTCTTAAATTGGTGAAAAATCCAGATATTATCGCGAGTGTGGCAAGTTTAGAAAAAGATCGTCCATTTGTTGTGGGCTTTGCAGCTGAAACGCAAAATGTCGCTGAATATGCGAAGAGCAAACTTCAACGCAAAAATTTAGATATGATTTGTGCTAATGATGTATCGGGTGGGCAAGTATTCGGACAAGATCAAAATGCCTTGCAGATCTTTTGGAAAACAGGCGAAAAAGCGTTGCCGTTAGCTGATAAAAATAAATTGGCAGAAGTGTTGGTCACCGAAATTGTTGAGCATTATCACAAATAA
- the radC gene encoding RadC family protein yields the protein MQTNSPLMPREKLLKYGVEALEDHELLAIFLRTGIKGCPVMELSHSVLQHFGSLRALLSADKEAFCKVKGLGITQFIQLQATTEMTKRYLKQELLIEHVFSDTSTVKLYLQAELHHEEREIFMVLFLDNQHRLIKKERLFLGTINVTNVYPREIIKESLYCNAAALILAHNHPSGLAEPSYSDKMITQKIIEAAELMDIRILDHFIVGKGTCYSFAEHNLL from the coding sequence ATGCAAACAAACTCTCCTTTAATGCCTCGCGAAAAATTGTTGAAATATGGCGTTGAAGCCCTAGAAGATCACGAATTACTCGCTATTTTTCTACGAACAGGAATTAAAGGCTGCCCTGTCATGGAATTATCACATAGCGTGCTGCAACATTTTGGATCCCTTCGAGCCTTATTAAGTGCAGATAAAGAAGCCTTTTGCAAAGTAAAAGGATTAGGCATTACGCAGTTTATTCAACTACAAGCCACCACAGAAATGACCAAACGCTATCTCAAACAAGAATTGCTTATAGAACATGTATTTAGCGACACATCCACGGTAAAACTTTATCTTCAAGCAGAGCTTCATCACGAAGAACGTGAAATTTTTATGGTGTTATTTTTAGATAATCAACATCGTTTGATTAAAAAAGAGCGGTTATTTTTAGGCACAATTAATGTGACGAATGTTTATCCACGTGAAATCATCAAAGAAAGCCTTTACTGTAATGCAGCCGCCTTAATTTTGGCTCACAACCACCCTTCTGGTCTGGCTGAACCAAGCTATTCTGACAAAATGATCACACAAAAAATTATTGAGGCTGCTGAGTTAATGGATATTCGTATTTTGGATCATTTTATTGTCGGCAAAGGCACTTGTTATTCTTTTGCAGAGCATAATCTGTTATAG
- the rpmB gene encoding 50S ribosomal protein L28, producing the protein MSRVCQVTGKRPAVGNNRSHALNATRRRFLPNLHTHRFWVESENRFVTLRLTAKGMRIIDKKGIDAVLAEIRARGEKI; encoded by the coding sequence ATGTCTAGAGTTTGTCAAGTAACAGGCAAGCGTCCAGCTGTGGGTAACAACCGCTCACACGCGTTGAATGCGACACGTCGTCGTTTTCTTCCAAACCTTCACACTCACCGTTTCTGGGTTGAAAGTGAAAACCGTTTCGTAACCTTACGTTTAACTGCGAAAGGTATGCGTATTATCGATAAAAAAGGCATTGATGCAGTGTTAGCTGAAATCCGTGCTCGTGGCGAAAAAATCTAA
- the rpmG gene encoding 50S ribosomal protein L33, giving the protein MAAKGAREKIRLVSTAETGHFYTTDKNKRNMPEKMEIKKFDPVVRKHVIYKEAKIK; this is encoded by the coding sequence ATGGCAGCTAAAGGCGCTCGTGAGAAAATCCGTTTAGTTTCTACAGCAGAGACTGGTCACTTCTACACAACTGATAAAAACAAACGTAATATGCCTGAAAAAATGGAAATCAAAAAATTTGATCCAGTAGTGCGTAAACACGTTATCTATAAAGAAGCAAAAATCAAATAA
- the mutM gene encoding DNA-formamidopyrimidine glycosylase, translated as MPELPEVETALRGVSPYLKGFTIEKIVVRQPQLRWVVSPELTTLKNVKILDTSRRAKYLIIHTEKGYIIGHLGMSGSVRIVPHDSPIDKHDHLDIVMNNGKLLRYNDPRRFGAWLWTENLDDFHLFLKLGPEPLSDEFNAEYLFKKSRKKSTALKTFLMENAVVVGVGNIYANETLFLCGLHPMKLAENLTRNQCALLVETIKNVLTKAITQGGTTLKDFLQPDGRPGYFAQELLVYGNKDKPCPKCGTKIESMIIGQRNSFYCPHCQKKK; from the coding sequence ATGCCTGAACTTCCTGAAGTCGAAACTGCCCTGCGTGGTGTCAGCCCCTATTTGAAAGGTTTTACCATTGAAAAAATTGTAGTGCGCCAACCCCAATTACGTTGGGTAGTCTCTCCTGAATTAACAACGCTCAAAAATGTCAAGATCTTGGATACCTCTCGTCGTGCAAAATATCTCATTATTCATACAGAAAAAGGTTATATCATTGGCCATTTAGGCATGTCTGGCTCTGTTCGAATTGTGCCGCACGATAGTCCTATTGATAAACATGATCACCTTGATATTGTAATGAATAATGGCAAATTACTGCGTTATAACGACCCAAGACGCTTCGGTGCATGGTTATGGACTGAAAACTTAGATGACTTTCATCTTTTCCTAAAACTTGGTCCTGAACCGCTTTCAGATGAATTTAACGCAGAATACCTTTTTAAAAAATCACGCAAGAAATCGACCGCACTTAAAACCTTTTTAATGGAGAATGCTGTCGTCGTGGGCGTAGGAAATATTTATGCCAATGAAACGCTCTTTTTATGTGGTTTACACCCAATGAAATTAGCCGAAAATCTCACGCGAAACCAATGTGCCTTACTCGTTGAAACGATTAAAAACGTATTAACAAAAGCCATTACACAAGGTGGTACAACATTAAAAGATTTCTTACAACCCGATGGCCGTCCAGGTTATTTTGCGCAGGAATTGTTAGTTTATGGAAACAAAGATAAACCTTGCCCTAAATGTGGTACTAAGATTGAAAGCATGATTATTGGGCAACGCAATAGCTTTTATTGCCCTCATTGTCAGAAAAAGAAATAG
- a CDS encoding DUF554 domain-containing protein: protein MIIGPYINALAIISGAVIGAALGGRIPERLRTNLTLIFGLCSMGMGIVMVAKTTNMPAMILSVLLGTIIGELLLLERGINNLASSAKGLVEKMFPDKPSSMNSQEEFLSKFVAIVVLFSFSGTGIFGAMNEGMSGNFDILIVKSFLDFFTAMIFTTSLGISVASIFVPQTLVQVILAYSAVFIIPFVTPEMRGDFAAVGGMLMIAAGFRICNIQMFHVANMLPALFLVMPISHFWSTFF, encoded by the coding sequence ATGATTATCGGACCTTACATTAATGCACTGGCGATTATTAGTGGCGCAGTTATTGGGGCAGCACTCGGTGGGCGCATTCCAGAACGTTTACGCACTAATCTAACCTTAATCTTTGGCTTGTGTTCGATGGGCATGGGTATTGTGATGGTCGCGAAAACCACCAATATGCCGGCAATGATTTTATCGGTGTTATTAGGGACGATAATTGGCGAGTTGCTTTTATTAGAACGCGGAATTAACAATCTTGCCTCATCAGCGAAAGGTCTTGTTGAAAAGATGTTCCCTGATAAGCCAAGTAGCATGAATAGCCAAGAAGAGTTCTTATCTAAATTTGTTGCGATTGTGGTTTTGTTTTCATTTAGTGGAACGGGTATTTTCGGAGCGATGAATGAGGGGATGAGTGGTAATTTTGATATCCTCATTGTGAAATCCTTTTTAGATTTCTTCACGGCGATGATCTTTACCACCTCACTCGGTATTTCTGTAGCAAGTATTTTTGTGCCACAAACATTGGTTCAAGTGATTTTAGCTTATTCTGCAGTGTTTATTATTCCTTTTGTGACACCTGAAATGCGAGGTGATTTTGCTGCGGTAGGCGGTATGTTAATGATTGCGGCAGGCTTTCGCATTTGTAATATCCAAATGTTCCATGTAGCGAATATGCTGCCGGCTCTTTTCCTCGTTATGCCGATTTCTCATTTCTGGAGTACCTTTTTCTAA